A section of the Osmia lignaria lignaria isolate PbOS001 chromosome 16, iyOsmLign1, whole genome shotgun sequence genome encodes:
- the Atu gene encoding another transcription unit: protein MSPMKGNSPDSNWDSGSESDNQCESSRRSRSGTPNSNPANSAQERNSDDENDARSVASNVSDRSSRSSSQSAEEKVNSRQNSKSPSPARSDSRHSSIGSVHSEKSGSQRSKSGTPKSVALHNSDSQRSRSRSCSPQEKTPESPKSTEMANSPDFSRTEHANSGQKPDSSEENKDDNESEKSVKIRGSIKSNDSDAEGSPAPKEDNSGSASEPEDGAKKAKPLIDSDSESEPTGKEALAPTADALFGDASDISTDDEKDKEEKPREKSRSKSRSRSRSRSKSRSGSRSKSRSRSRSKSRSPDRSDSGGEGPSQAIIEDDVDKEKEEEPEPPPETRIDVEIPKISTDLGREIHFVKLPNFLSVETRPFDTETYEDEIDEEETLDEEGRARLKLKVENTLRWKDTFDDQGKVVKESNARFVKWSDGSMSLHLGSEIFDVYKQPLQGDHNHLYIRQGTGLQGQAVFRTKLTFRPHSTESFTHRKMTMSLADRSQKTSGIKVLSQVGTNPDQNRYEMIKKEEEKLRMAMRVQSKTKKSSAGRGTTGRSVGGYGADAYHDDGSDDEGAISLAAIKNKYKKGMNIPVKASNIYSSDEEGSDFETFRAKKNIKGKVLKDSDEESNSGSASESGREDNNQGDNASD, encoded by the exons ACAAGAAAGAAATTCTGATGATGAAAATGATGCTCGTTCAGTAGCTTCAAATGTTAGTGACAGATCTTCTAGGTCTAGTAGTCAATCTGCAGAGGAAAAAGTAAATTCTAGACAAAATTCTAAAAGTCCATCTCCAGCTAGATCAGATTCTAGGCACTCAAGTATTGGATCTGTGCACAGTGAGAAGTCTGGTTCTCAGAGATCTAAAAGTGGTACTCCAAAATCAGTTGCATTGCATAATAGTGACTCGCAAAGATCAAGATCAAGATCATGCTCTCCACAAGAAAAAACACCTGAAAGTCCAAAATCTACAGA gATGGCAAATTCTCCAGATTTTTCAAGAACTGAACATGCAAATTCTGGACAAAAACCAGATAGCTCTGAAGAAAATAAGGATGATAATGAATCTGAGAAGTCTGTAAAAATAAGGG GTAGTATAAAATCAAATGATAGTGATGCAGAAGGAAGTCCAGCTCCAAAAGAAGATAATAGTGGCTCTGCTTCTGAACCAGAAGATGGAGCGAAAAAAGCGAAACCGCTAATAGATAGTGATTCAGAAAGTGAACCAACAGGAAAAGAAGCTCTAGCTCCAACAGCAGATGCTCTTTTCGGAGATGCAAGTGACATAAGTACAGATGATGAAAAGGACAAGGAAGAGAAACCAAGAGAGAAAAGTCGAAGTAAAAGTAGAAGCAGGAGTAGAAGTAGAAGTAAAAGCAGAAGTGGAAGCAGAAGTAAAAGCAGGAGTAGAAGTAGGAGCAAAAGTAGAAGTCCAGATAGATCTGACAGTGGTGGTGAGGGTCCTAGTCAAGCAATTATTGAAGAT GACGTAGATaaagaaaaggaggaagaacCCGAACCTCCACCAGAAACAAGAATTGATGTAGAAATTCCAAAAATCTCAACAGATTTAGGTCGTGAAATACACTTTGTAAAGCTTCCTAACTTTCTTTCTGTAGAAACACGACCGTTTGATACGGAAACATATGAGGATGAGATTGATGAAGAGGAAACTTTAGATGAAGAAGGTCGAGCTAGATTAAAGTTAAAGGTTGAAAATACTCTTCGTTGGAAGGACACTTTTGACGATCAGGGTAAAGTTGTCAAAGAAAGCAACGCCAGATTCGTAAAGTGGTCCGATGGTAGCATGTCTTTACATTTGGGTTCCGAGATTTTTGATGTGTATAAACAGCCACTTCAAGGCGATCATAATCATCTCTATATCCGACAAGGAACTGGTCTCCAAGGTCAAGCAGTATTCAGAACTAAATTGACATTCCGTCCACATTCTACAGAATCTTTCACTCATAGAAAAATGACAATGTCGCTGGCGGACAGATCGCAAAAGACTTCTGGTATAAAGGTGTTGTCTCAAGTAGGAACCAATCCAGATCAAAATAGATATGAAATGATTAAA aaagaggaagaaaaactaCGTATGGCAATGAGAGTTCAAAGTAAGACAAAGAAAAGTAGTGCAGGTAGGGGAACTACTGGAAGATCTGTGGGTGGATATGGTGCTGATGCTTACCATGACGATGGATCTGATGATGAGGGTGCAATTTCCCTTGCAGCGATtaagaataaatataaaaaaggaaTGAATATTCCTGTTAAAG cGTCAAATATATATTCATCGGATGAAGAGGGTTCAGATTTCGAGACCTTCAGAGCGAAAAAGAACATTAAAGGGAAGGTTCTTAAAGATTCAGATGAAGAATCAAATTCCGGAAGTGCTTCAGAAAGTGGAAGAGAGGATAATAATCAGGGTGATAATGCTAGCGATTAG